Genomic DNA from Melopsittacus undulatus isolate bMelUnd1 chromosome 2, bMelUnd1.mat.Z, whole genome shotgun sequence:
GCTCTTTAGTATTACTGCAAATAAGACATAAATGACACAATGATATGAAAACTATAATTTATTAGGAAACTTAAATGTAGCAGGTGAAATTGTAATACTTTATATAAATACCTTTGGTATACAATAAATAAAGCTATGCTCCCAAACAGTTCGGGCAGAAATTCATTATGACCTGATTGTCCTGAAACGCTGAAAAATTTAACACATAAAAACATACACTGTGCATATGGAAAAACATTACAATTAACAATTAAACCAGCTGATGCTCTTCATTTGTCCAACAATCCGTTTCGAACGAGGATCAAACTGAAACTGAGTTGTTCCACGGAAGAAGTAGACATAGCCTAGAAATAATGTTCAATACAGTTATATTCCATAGATGACTTcagtattttggaaaacaaaaaaatccccaagatGAGCAGCCCATATAtgcttgttattttaaatttccttCTCATTAAGACTAATAACAgttttttgaaaacaaatgatcCTACCTACAGAGGCTCAAATATTCAAGTAAACCTGGATTAAAGGTATGCTTTACTCACCATCTTTTTGGAAAACAGCATCAACTCTGCCAATTTTTCCAAAGTCAGAGACTATTTTCCTGGGATAACCAGGATCcatggattttttgttttcatcataTCTTAACAGAAGAAACATAGTTACAATTTGTGAGGAAGCAGACAGTATTTTGAAAGTCCAAAGCAAATTCATACACATATGCAATTCTATAGTTACTAAGAAGTCTTTTAAAGAATAGTTAAAGCAGCTTTTTGATTCTTCGTGGTATGTATTAAGGCTCTCTATTATGAGCGTCTTGAGATTTGAAAAACCTGCCTTTGCTAAAAGAAGGGTCTTGCAGACCTTGGGAATGCAGCACAGGAACTCATTAATGCACTTCTGGACTGGCCAGAGCCTTGTCCATCACTTGCATATAAAATGAGTAATGGATATCCATTTCAgtataaaagcaaaacatataACTTGTGAGTAGAAGACAGTAGCACAGTCCTAAAACATACATGTATTAGTGTCAACCAtatacttaaagaaaatactctcTGAAATTTTTCACAGGCTACACTTGAATTATAAATATGACCAGCTGTACAATGGGAGGATAATTATAATTTGTTCATAGAGAAATTATATTCTTAACACTTTTTACTAACAAttcattttgtttgaaatgtgaatgaaaaatGGACACCTTCACAACATtgcactgaaaagcagctccaccgttgtgaaggaaaaaaaaggaataatttactAGAAAAATCACTCTATAATTGAGCAAATGTTTCATTCAATTGCAAATAATTACACTCCTGGCTCAAAAGTATGGGGAAAACATCCTTTGAAAAAGTTACATTTCCTAGCAAATAGTTGCAATTTTTAAACTTCCAGAGAATCTTGTTTATATTTCTGGAATATTCCTGGCTTAAACATTATTGCACTcaaattttatattaatatatcaGTTCTTAGGGACAAGTGAAAATATGCCTTTTAGTATATGAACATTAAAATCTTACCTCCAGTATCTGTCAGCTATGAAGAAGTatgtttttcctgtggtttCATCGCTGTAAGCGGCATTAACTCTTTTGACAGTCTTCGGGAACCCCAAACGATAGATTGATTTAGGATAGCCAGGTGCAATGTCATATCCCCTGAGAACCCAATATTTATCCTCTGAAAAATATAAGCacatttcatttggttttgctaTTTATAAAGAGCATTTAATTGTATATTAGATAAAGAGTTGTGTGTCTTAGACATCAGTATTATTCCTTTCAGTTTATTACTTTAGAAAATTGTTCTAATTCTTACATTGGAACTACATCGTGAAGGTAATAAAaatgacttttatttttatgagtAAAACATTAGAATCATAAGGTGTATGGATAgtatttttcccacttttttttttcaaatgaatgtAAAGTGTTTGTCTAGATAACAGTCTGGGTAGGGCTGGAGGTTGATGAGCTGGTCCACTCACATTGGTCTGGGATACTGAGTTTATTATATTCTTATAATATTATTTGGTTTTAGAGCCAtataatattttgaaaactaGACAATGTGCATTAAATTAAACTATTAAGAAAGGTGTATGTctaataaaaatgctttgtaatTTTGGATACTCTAACCTACTCATAAATGGTAATATATTGTGTACTGTAATGTATCAGGTACTGTAATACGTGCATAATGAAGTTGAGACATTTAACacctttaaagaaaaggaatgacTGCTCTTTTCAATGAACGATTTTCCTCTcacattatgtttttttttgtcaaaatatcACAAAATACTAATAAGCTTATCAGTAACAGTAGTGTACAAATGCCTGTATTTGCTAACTGAACTCACCACAATTTCTTCTGCATAAAGTGACATATTTTAGAGATTAAGAGAAACTAGAAATAAGAGAACTAGATTCTCTGTTTCACTgatcttcctttaaaaacactttGAATTCTGCAATTGTACAGTTTGCAAAGGATCAGGGAGTAACTGGTTAGAAAAAGTAGAGGATTTCAGATTCCATtacctttaaaaagtaaaacttcaTCCCTCTCAACGTTTTCATAAGCAGCTTGAATTCCTGATGGTAACTTTGGCCAGAACAGTGAGATAAAGTTGAGCTCTGTCTCTGTCCTTGCGGGATGTTTGCGCAGCATATATctgatttaaacaaaatttatgCAATTAAATAGTTACCCTCCAATCATAACTGCAAAATAAGTATTAGAGCTCCTGGAGTATAACAGGGGGAAATGGGTACCTGGGTGTGAACATCCCCTCCACtgaatgcaaaggaaatttAGTGACCATGCTCTTAACTTTAGCACCTTAGTTAAAATCAGgtaaaatgaacataagccCTTCTATTTCTCTGTAGGACAAACAGGAAAGAGTTGGCTTCAGTAACCACCTAACAGATGTCTTTCTATGTGACACAGCTTTCAGTTCTGTCCCTGCTCTTGTACTGGGGAATAGTAGAAAGGTTACAGTGTGGGACCCACAAACACATTGCTAAGGGATATATGAATGTTCTTGCTTTGCTATTAGTTGAATTGCACTCAGAGACAAGTCTGTTGCAGCAGtggccacagcagcagaaaagctggaaaacagccTACAAGCCTTCATCTCCTTCACTGGTCTCGTCACCAAAAGCTCTTAGGATTAATGATTTGAGATCTCTTGCTTGTTTAAATACATAGTGGTTTTCTAGTGACTCTTTCtactgcatttccttctctttgcagtACATTCTAAGAAGACAGATTTGCATCACAGATTATTTTAATGAGGTAATACATATGCTTATTGTTGTTACCTGCCCTTGAAGAATATTATTTCTCCACGTAGGGTAGCAATAGCATCAAATGTCAAATTTGGGTCACAAGCTCGTGGAGTTATGGGTCCTGttggctgcacagcagcacttgaCTGTCCTATAGGaagaatattttatcttttagtATGAAGGTCTATGAGGACACTAAGAGCCCTCTTTACAGACAATGAAAAGGCATATGGTTTTAAGCTAAGGTCTGTCACTAAAAGCAGGCCTTTAATTTTGATAAAACCTGTTGTGTTCATCCCTTCCAAAATTAGTTTTTTGCAGGACTGGACTTCAGCTGAAGTTAGCTCCCaggaattttctcttttgtcatTCATAGTTCAGCAACAATTAAACCTCACATTTGGTGGAAtaagaaaattttaaatatattcctATTACTGTTTACCAGCCTCCCAGTCAGaaatattaaatagaaatatttttttcttaccatAGATGGCTTGAATGCCATCAATGTCATCCTGAGGCAGAAGGAATTCGTTAGGATTCGTGTAGGAGTAAGTTGGATACATCAGTGCTCCAGGATCAGTTGAATGAGATAGACCGAGCGAATGGCCAAGCTCATGGGCAATAACAATGAACAAATTGTATCCTGTAGGATAAAAATCATATGAAACAAGataaatttatttcagtgttcacCACAGTTGATTAAGTGGGAAACACCTATGCATCCTCCCAGAATACATTGCATGTATAAGGGAGGCTGTAAGTAATGCTATCAACATCACACCTCAAAAATATTGTAACAGAACAGCTATACGAATACCTAAAAAATGTCTggccaaaaaaccccaatgacaagttctgctttctgctacttttgctCACTTTCTGCATGTAATCAGCCTCATGAATTAAGCATCGCATGAGTTAAGAGTTTACGAG
This window encodes:
- the LOC101880652 gene encoding interstitial collagenase, giving the protein MKTLSLLLLLYVAVSAAFPVAPEAEDEGKTLQLVENYLQNFYDLQRDHQPHLKKKGENPLAAKLKEMQEFFGLQVTGKPDLDTLEIMKKPRCGIPDIGQYVFTAGNPKWKRNHLTYRILNYTPKMRRADVDEAIRKALSVWSNVTPLTFQKVEDKEADIMISFAYRDHRDNSPFDGPNGQLAHAFQPGEGIGGDVHLDEEEAWTKDGRGYNLFIVIAHELGHSLGLSHSTDPGALMYPTYSYTNPNEFLLPQDDIDGIQAIYGQSSAAVQPTGPITPRACDPNLTFDAIATLRGEIIFFKGRYMLRKHPARTETELNFISLFWPKLPSGIQAAYENVERDEVLLFKEDKYWVLRGYDIAPGYPKSIYRLGFPKTVKRVNAAYSDETTGKTYFFIADRYWRYDENKKSMDPGYPRKIVSDFGKIGRVDAVFQKDGYVYFFRGTTQFQFDPRSKRIVGQMKSISWFNC